TCAAGCCCAACCTGGGCGAGCTGGCCATGCTGGCCGGCACCGATGCGCTCGACAGCGAGTCGGCGGCCGCGGCGGCCCGGTCCATCGTGGAAGCCGGCAAGTGCGAAATCGTTGTGGTTTCGCTGGGCGCGGCGGGAGCCTGCTTCGTCACCCGCGAGGTAGAAGAGCACATTGCGGCCCCGGCCGTTAAGAAACGTAGCACCGTGGGCGCCGGCGACAGCATGGTGGCGGGCATGGTGTACGCGCTGTGCCAGGGCCGCCCCGTGCGCGAGGCCGTGCGCATGGGCGTGGCCTGCGGCTCGGCCGCAACCATGAACTCCGGCACCGAGCTGTTTCACGCCCGCGATGCCGAGCGGCTGTACCAGTGGCTGCTCCAGACCATGCCGCTCCTCGCGCCCGTTCATTGAGCTGAAACTAAGAGTTAACCAAATGAAAAATAGCCTCATGCAGGATGCTGCATGAGGCTCTTAGTGAAGCGGTTTGAATAAATTTGGCTGGAATTAAACGAGGCAAAATGGATGGTTTCTTTTCCGCTTTGCCTGGCGCAGCTCAACCTTTCCCTAGTCCATAAAATCCATGTTGGGCATGCCGATGGGGGCTCCGGGCGGCATGTTCACGGCTGGCGGAGTCGTGAATTTGCTCGGGTCGGCCTTGAAGCGGTCAATTTGCGACAAGCCGAACAACAGGTTGGCTTTTTGTGTCGGATGGGCTCGTTTGGCTTGCGTTTGCATCCATTTCTGCAAGCCCTCCACTTCCAGCAGCGCCTGGCCGCGCACACTAGCGGCGGCGCGGTAATCGGCTGCCAGCTGCAGCAGGTATTTCAGGGTGAGGTTGTTCACTACGGTTTGTAGAGCCCCGGCGTAGCCGGTCTCAGGCCGAGCGCGCCAGGTGTGCGCCAGCAGCTGCTCCACTACCGGCCCAAAGCCGGGCTGCTTGCTGTCGCGGGCCTGGTACTCAATTAAGCGGGCGGCGCGCTCCGGATTCAGGATGGACGCAATGGTGGGGCCGGCCGCCACCTCGGCCGCAGCCAGCGGGTCAAACGTGGGCCCGGTAAAGCCCGAGAAGGTTTCCAGCGACCCCGGGTACCCCGAAGGGCGGGGCGGAACCTTAGCAATCAGCGCCTCCGGCAACTGCAAGGCGGCCGGGGTGATGGTGGCGAGCAGCGCATCCAGGGCCTGCTGCTGCACGGCGGGCTCCACCATCTTGGTGGGCGCCTGGCCGTCGTTTTTGAGGGCGTGGGTGAAATACTGCCCGCCGATGGATTTGGCCACGGCTTCAATCTGGTAGCGCTGGAGCAGATAGATGGGCACCAGCACTTCCTCCAGGGTAGCCATGGGCGCGTTTGCCCGAATCGCTTTCTCCGAGAAGCCATCGAGCACGTGCCGCCGCACGGCCATCAGCTTGGTGAGCTGGGCCACGGGGTCGGCGCCTTCGTCCCACTGGTTGGCGGCCGGGTGCACGTAGCCCCCAATGTCGGGGATGAAGCGGAAGCCCTGCTGCAGGGTTTCCTTCATGATATTGTCGAGGGCCGTGTTTTCATCGGTGCCCTTGGCGAATGCGGAGTAGCCCCACAGGATGGCGCGCTTGTCCCAGGAGCCTATGCCGGTGGCATAGGCGTCCGAGACATCAATGTGGCCGTCGGGCTGCAGGCTGAACCGCGGAAACGGGTAGTCCATCACCGACGCCCGCTCCTTGGTGCTGGCCGTGAAGTTGTGGTACAAGCCCAGGGTGTGGCCGATTTCGTGCGCCGACAGCTGCCGGATGCGCGCCAGGGCCAGTTGCTCCATTTGGTCGCTCACGGGTTTGCCGTCTTCGTAGGGCTGCAGCAGGCCTTCGGCAATGAGGTAGTCCTGGCGGTGGCGGTCGGCGCCGAGCGACACCACCCCTTTCAGGATTTCGCCGGTGCGCGGGTCCACGTAGGAGGCGCCATACGAGAAGGCCCGGGGGCTGCCGGAGCGGTTTATCCAGTTCACCACGTTGTACCGGATGTCCATGGGGTCGGCCCCTTCCGGCAGCTCTTTCACCTGAAAGGCATTGATGTAGCCGGCGGCCTCAAACGCCTGGTTCCACCACGAGCCGCCTTCAATCAGCGCCTTTTTAATGGCCACCGGGGCGCCCCGGTCCACGTAGTACACGATGGGCTTCACGGCCTCGCTTGTGGCAGCCGTCGGATCCTTCTTCTCCAGCCGGTGGCGAACGGTAAAGCGCTGCGCCAGGGGCTGATTGATGGGTGCGGAAAAATCGACGAAGCTGAACTGATTGAAGCCCGAACGAGGGTCGAATTTGCGGGCCCGAAACTTGTTGTCGGGCAGCTCAATAAAGGCCTGATGCATCTGCACCGTCACCGCGCTGGGGTCCGGCGCCAAC
This region of Hymenobacter sedentarius genomic DNA includes:
- a CDS encoding zinc-dependent metalloprotease, which encodes MSQPAASLASMTKGLQKFDGYFPFYYDPKTGKVLLEVSRLNEDFLYFGSLASGVGNGIERGQSSSAIARFVQVGGKVLLIEPNLDYRASSGNADEQRAVDNAFAKSVIWGFVPVATEGSKVLLDLTPFLVRDSQKIGERLSSSGFQGPGAGLMSPGGARPSVSYRFDESRSAVYLENTRNFPKNSEFEAMITFTGGASSGGYDESLAPDPSAVTVQMHQAFIELPDNKFRARKFDPRSGFNQFSFVDFSAPINQPLAQRFTVRHRLEKKDPTAATSEAVKPIVYYVDRGAPVAIKKALIEGGSWWNQAFEAAGYINAFQVKELPEGADPMDIRYNVVNWINRSGSPRAFSYGASYVDPRTGEILKGVVSLGADRHRQDYLIAEGLLQPYEDGKPVSDQMEQLALARIRQLSAHEIGHTLGLYHNFTASTKERASVMDYPFPRFSLQPDGHIDVSDAYATGIGSWDKRAILWGYSAFAKGTDENTALDNIMKETLQQGFRFIPDIGGYVHPAANQWDEGADPVAQLTKLMAVRRHVLDGFSEKAIRANAPMATLEEVLVPIYLLQRYQIEAVAKSIGGQYFTHALKNDGQAPTKMVEPAVQQQALDALLATITPAALQLPEALIAKVPPRPSGYPGSLETFSGFTGPTFDPLAAAEVAAGPTIASILNPERAARLIEYQARDSKQPGFGPVVEQLLAHTWRARPETGYAGALQTVVNNLTLKYLLQLAADYRAAASVRGQALLEVEGLQKWMQTQAKRAHPTQKANLLFGLSQIDRFKADPSKFTTPPAVNMPPGAPIGMPNMDFMD